A region of Periplaneta americana isolate PAMFEO1 chromosome 16, P.americana_PAMFEO1_priV1, whole genome shotgun sequence DNA encodes the following proteins:
- the Tpst gene encoding protein-tyrosine sulfotransferase, whose product MGRGGRKLALCLAATLVAAWVLYRLLTSCAGWDDHRPIMMPRDNYVLGEDRKVYPYDRYMPLIFIGGVPRSGTTLMRAMLDAHPEVRCGQETRVIPRILQMRSHWLKSQKESVRLEEAGLSKEVLDSAIAAFCLEVIARHGDPAPRLCNKDPLTFKSAAYLSELFPQAKFIFMLRDGRATVHSIISRKVTITGFDLTSYRQCLTKWNSAIQTMYNQCREVGPSRCFMVYYEQLVLHPGEWMRRILEFLEIPWNESVLHHDELINKPGGVSLSKVERSSDQVIKPVNLEALTKWVGNIPDDVIRDMADIAPMLSVLGYDPYANPPAYGSPDAFVADNTKRIRANVQLWENRAKDLLSPQRTFQDVNIEDSASEAAPVPAAA is encoded by the exons ATGGGCCGTGGGGGGCGCAAGTTGGCTCTCTGTCTGGCCGCCACGTTGGTTGCAGCGTGGGTGCTCTACCGGCTGCTGACGTCTTGTGCTGGCTGGGACGACCATAGACCTATTATGATGCCTCGGGAT AACTATGTGTTGGGTGAGGATAGAAAAGTGTACCCTTATGACAGATATATGCCGCTCATATTTATCGGTGGCGTGCCTCGATCGGGGACAACCCTAATGCGAGCCATGCTCGATGCACATCCTGAAGTCAG GTGCGGCCAGGAGACGAGAGTAATTCCACGAATTTTGCAGATGAGGTCCCATTGGCTCAAATCTCAAAAGGAGAGTGTTAGATTAGAAGAAGCAGGTTTATCAAAAGAG GTATTAGATTCTGCCATTGCTGCATTCTGCTTGGAGGTGATTGCCAGGCATGGCGATCCGGCTCCTCGGCTGTGCAACAAGGACCCACTTACATTTAAATCCGCAGCTTATCTGTCCGAACTATTCCCACAAGCCAaattcatctttatgttgcgtgATGGACGTGCTACTGTGCATTCCATCATTTCCAGAAAG GTGACTATTACAGGGTTTGATCTAACGAGCTACCGCCAATGCCTGACTAAGTGGAATTCTGCTATTCAAACAATGTACAACCAGTGCCGTGAAGTGGGACCTTCGCGTTGCTTCATGGTGTACTATGAACAGCTAGTACTTCATCCTGGTGAATGGATGAGGCGCATTCTAGAGTTCCTAGAAATACCCTGGAACGAATCGGTTCTGCATCATGACGAGCTCATTAACAAGCCAGgcggagtttcattgtcaaa agtGGAGCGTTCGTCTGATCAGGTAATAAAACCTGTGAACTTGGAAGCTTTGACCAAATGGGTAGGCAACATCCCAGATGATGTTATCAGAGACATGGCCGATATCGCACCAATGTTGTCAGTACTGGGCTACGATCCATATGCCAATCCACCGGCTTATGGCTCTCCAGATGCGTTTGTGGCTGATAACACGAAACGGATACGTGCCAATGTACAGCTTTGGGAGAACAGAGCTAAAGACTTGCTTAGTCCGCAACGGACGTTTCAGGACGTGAATATTGAGGACTCGGCATCAGAGGCTGCTCCTGTTCCAGCTGCAGCGTGA